TGGCCGTGTTATTCGACGCTGTCGAAAGCCTGGTGCGCCATGGCGTAAAAAACGTCATTGTGCTAAATGGTCACGGCGGCAATGTAGCTCCTTTGCGGGGCATATTTGGTCAATGGCGATTGTTTTTCAAGATCGACCGCCCCGACGTAAATCTGCAATGGACTTCCTACTGGGATCTCATGTCAAAGGACGTTGCCGAGCAAAATTTGAAAACAAAACGCTATCCGGGACACGCACAGGAATTTGAAACGGCATTCGCACTGGCACTGTGGCCCGAAAACGTGCGCCACGATGCAATGCAGGATCAAGTAGATAAGGAACCTCTGGAAGCCACCGCAGAAGCCGGTGCAGCGCTCGTAGAAGATGCGATTACACAGGTAACGGCATTTACGCAGGCATTTATCGACGGCGAGCATCGCAGAGAAAATGTCGAACATCATCCATGATGCAATCGTCACAGGCTGTTGTATTCATTGCATTAGCTACGGCGTTTTCGCTATTGGGCGACCAGATGCTGTACTCGGTGTTGCCAACGCATTATGCCGAAATTGGACTGGTGCCTTATCAGGTCGGCATCATTCTCTCGGTAAATCGCTGGGTGCGCCTGATAACGAA
The Gemmatimonadota bacterium genome window above contains:
- a CDS encoding creatininase family protein; its protein translation is MSEQVLLAKLTRREFREALERGEFQTAIIPVGSNEQHLEHLAMEHDTASSTHVAVEAAKRLYPQVIVNVPMAVGISEHHMVHKGTVTAKPGSWLAVLFDAVESLVRHGVKNVIVLNGHGGNVAPLRGIFGQWRLFFKIDRPDVNLQWTSYWDLMSKDVAEQNLKTKRYPGHAQEFETAFALALWPENVRHDAMQDQVDKEPLEATAEAGAALVEDAITQVTAFTQAFIDGEHRRENVEHHP